One Arthrobacter sp. FW306-07-I genomic window carries:
- a CDS encoding phosphatase PAP2 family protein has protein sequence MAHNSTGSAVRENGNGRWRTFHEKFVVEERYIDPADRRRLYRTSVVLAVVGLALFIATLVSVVQADGLSFADHPVHDWLLTTRSAAVTAIMIFLAVFFGPVALPIIILVVILIWGFAAKHAWRPILLAAAMLAGVIISQIILHIVQRSRPPVDQMLFGADQTFSFPSGHVLGACDFLLVGAYLIFSRHRNPRAAVFGFIGAGIGIVLAIASRLYLGYHWPTDTLASFSLSLLILGGVIALDTWRTARVPGEPVTGELSKEESSRE, from the coding sequence TTGGCACATAATTCAACAGGTTCCGCAGTCAGGGAAAATGGCAACGGCCGGTGGCGTACTTTCCATGAGAAGTTCGTGGTGGAGGAGCGGTATATCGACCCTGCCGACCGGCGCCGCCTCTACCGGACGTCGGTGGTCCTGGCCGTGGTGGGGCTTGCCCTCTTCATTGCCACGCTGGTCAGCGTTGTCCAGGCCGACGGACTTTCCTTCGCCGACCACCCGGTGCATGACTGGCTCCTGACGACACGTTCAGCGGCAGTGACGGCCATCATGATCTTCCTGGCGGTGTTCTTCGGCCCCGTCGCGCTGCCCATCATCATCCTGGTGGTGATCCTCATCTGGGGATTCGCGGCCAAACATGCCTGGCGCCCCATCCTGCTGGCCGCGGCCATGCTGGCCGGGGTGATCATCTCCCAGATCATCCTGCATATCGTCCAGCGCTCGCGCCCACCCGTGGACCAGATGCTGTTCGGTGCGGACCAGACCTTCTCGTTCCCGTCCGGGCACGTGCTGGGGGCCTGTGACTTCCTGCTGGTGGGTGCCTACCTGATCTTCTCCCGCCACAGGAACCCGCGGGCTGCGGTCTTCGGATTTATCGGCGCCGGGATCGGGATCGTCCTGGCCATCGCCAGCCGCCTGTACCTCGGATACCACTGGCCCACGGACACGCTTGCTTCGTTCTCCCTCTCGCTGCTCATCCTGGGCGGCGTCATCGCCCTGGATACCTGGCGAACCGCCCGCGTCCCCGGGGAACCTGTCACCGGAGAGCTGTCAAAGGAAGAATCTTCCCGGGAGTGA
- a CDS encoding ArsR/SmtB family transcription factor, protein MNADKNACSLGTDSQYVELAVEVFAMLADATRVRIILALRDGEMAVGALAEVVGKSPAAVSQHLAKMRLARMVSTRQEGTRVLYRLENEHARQLVADAIFQAEHALGGEPAHHRVPSHTGAPVHSAERSAS, encoded by the coding sequence ATGAATGCAGATAAGAATGCTTGCTCCCTTGGCACGGACAGCCAATACGTGGAGCTGGCTGTGGAGGTTTTCGCCATGCTGGCGGACGCCACCAGGGTGCGGATCATCCTGGCGCTGCGTGACGGCGAGATGGCTGTAGGCGCGCTGGCGGAGGTGGTGGGCAAGTCCCCCGCGGCGGTCTCCCAGCACCTGGCCAAAATGCGCCTCGCCCGGATGGTTTCCACCCGGCAGGAAGGCACGCGGGTGCTGTACCGCCTGGAGAACGAGCACGCCCGCCAGTTGGTGGCCGACGCCATCTTCCAGGCCGAGCACGCCCTGGGCGGGGAACCCGCCCACCACCGCGTCCCTTCCCACACCGGCGCCCCCGTACACAGTGCAGAGAGGAGCGCCTCATGA
- a CDS encoding adenylate kinase, with amino-acid sequence MTRLLIIGPPGSGKGTQAEHLARHFGVPAVSTGDIFRSNVSRQTELGSQAADYLDGGRFVPDHLTNALVKDRLLERDARHGFLLDGYPRTPPQATELDNMLAAQGHALDAVIELQAPDSELEERMQRRASEQGRTDDTIDVFRRRLDLYRRQTHEVVSVYAGRGILVSVNGSGDPGTITGLAIAAVEQFLAAPRPPS; translated from the coding sequence ATGACCAGGCTCCTCATCATCGGCCCACCAGGCTCCGGCAAAGGGACCCAGGCAGAACACTTGGCCAGGCACTTCGGAGTGCCCGCCGTTTCCACCGGCGACATCTTCCGGAGCAACGTCAGCCGGCAGACGGAGCTGGGGAGCCAGGCCGCGGACTACCTGGACGGCGGCCGCTTCGTACCGGACCATCTCACCAACGCGCTCGTGAAGGACCGGCTCCTTGAACGCGATGCCCGGCACGGCTTCCTGTTGGACGGGTATCCGCGGACGCCACCGCAGGCAACGGAACTCGACAACATGCTCGCGGCGCAGGGGCATGCGCTGGACGCCGTCATCGAGCTGCAGGCGCCGGATTCGGAACTGGAGGAGCGGATGCAGCGCCGCGCCTCGGAACAGGGCCGAACGGATGACACCATCGACGTGTTCCGCCGCCGGCTGGACCTCTACCGCCGGCAGACGCATGAAGTAGTCTCGGTGTACGCGGGCCGGGGCATCCTGGTGTCCGTCAACGGCAGCGGCGATCCGGGAACGATTACCGGCCTGGCAATCGCCGCCGTCGAACAGTTCCTGGCAGCCCCGCGTCCCCCGTCCTGA
- a CDS encoding response regulator transcription factor has translation MEQQRVCLVVEDDDDIRELITMVLSRAGFEVTAVGTGAEGIAAAADPTIALVTLDLGLPDMDGHVVARAIRALSTAPQLFLTARSENDDLLAGMASGADGYLTKPFHPGELKELARQLAAGQPTPRHNAPAGNGS, from the coding sequence ATGGAACAGCAGCGTGTTTGCCTTGTCGTGGAGGATGACGACGATATCCGGGAACTGATCACAATGGTCCTGTCCCGTGCCGGCTTCGAAGTGACAGCCGTGGGCACGGGGGCAGAGGGCATAGCCGCCGCTGCTGATCCCACCATCGCCCTGGTCACCCTGGACCTTGGCCTTCCGGACATGGACGGGCACGTAGTGGCCCGTGCCATCCGTGCCCTCAGCACCGCACCGCAGTTGTTCCTGACAGCCCGTTCCGAGAACGACGATTTGCTGGCCGGCATGGCATCAGGGGCTGACGGCTACCTCACCAAGCCGTTCCACCCAGGGGAACTGAAGGAGCTTGCCCGGCAGTTGGCGGCGGGACAACCCACGCCCAGGCACAACGCCCCGGCCGGGAACGGCAGTTAG
- a CDS encoding GAF and ANTAR domain-containing protein: MASESTAKTDTSITEHLHELVLNSSDVEDFLTELAQVSARNLSEPGDEMLCAITLLRQRKTATIASSSQDAKSIGLLEHKFAETPSLTAITAQETVHAPNLAGDERWPEYSSAVVAQGVQSVAALPFRLEGETKAALLLYSRRAHRFEGRVLAFAEDFVSQTSLALRLAVRFAHYSETAANLRATLESRTVIDMAVGIIMAQNRCSQQDAFGILKTASSTRNTKLHDVAAAVVNALGQGPARTHYDG, encoded by the coding sequence GTGGCCAGCGAGTCAACAGCAAAAACCGATACATCCATAACAGAACACCTGCATGAATTGGTCCTCAACAGCTCCGACGTCGAGGACTTCTTAACGGAACTGGCGCAGGTGTCCGCCCGCAACCTCTCCGAGCCGGGCGATGAAATGCTATGTGCCATCACCCTGCTCCGGCAGCGGAAAACGGCGACAATCGCGAGCAGCAGCCAGGACGCCAAGTCGATCGGCCTGCTTGAGCACAAGTTTGCAGAGACCCCCAGCCTCACCGCAATCACCGCACAGGAGACTGTGCACGCGCCGAACCTTGCCGGGGACGAGCGCTGGCCGGAATACTCCTCGGCCGTCGTGGCCCAGGGTGTGCAATCGGTCGCGGCACTTCCCTTCCGGCTTGAGGGGGAAACCAAGGCTGCGCTGCTGCTGTACTCACGCCGGGCCCACCGCTTCGAAGGCCGTGTGCTGGCGTTCGCCGAGGATTTCGTCAGCCAGACTTCGCTGGCGCTCCGCCTTGCAGTCCGCTTTGCGCATTACAGCGAAACCGCTGCGAACCTCCGCGCCACACTGGAATCCCGCACGGTCATCGATATGGCGGTGGGAATCATCATGGCCCAGAACCGGTGCAGCCAGCAGGACGCGTTCGGCATCCTTAAGACGGCATCGAGCACCCGCAACACCAAGCTGCACGATGTGGCCGCTGCTGTGGTGAATGCCCTGGGCCAGGGGCCTGCGCGTACACATTACGACGGTTAG
- a CDS encoding alpha/beta fold hydrolase translates to MAFITVGTENSTDIELYYEDHGSGQPVVLIHGYPLDGSSWEKQTAALLGAGYRVITYDRRGFGKSSKPTEGYDYDTFAADLNTLLTTLDLNNVVLVGFSMGTGEVGRYLGTYGSGRVARAAFLGSLEPFLLKTDDNPDGVPQDVFDGLNEAVTADRYAFFTEFFKNFYNSDTFLGTPRLSQEAVNASWNLASSAGATASVAAQPTWLTDFRQDIPKIDVPALIVHGTADNILPIDSTGRLFAKALPSAEYVEIEGAPHGMLWTHAAEVNEALLGFLSK, encoded by the coding sequence ATGGCTTTCATCACCGTAGGTACTGAGAACAGCACTGACATCGAGCTCTACTACGAGGACCACGGCTCAGGCCAGCCCGTGGTGCTGATCCACGGCTACCCGCTGGACGGCTCCTCCTGGGAGAAGCAGACCGCGGCGCTCCTGGGTGCGGGCTACCGCGTCATCACCTACGACCGCCGCGGCTTCGGCAAATCCAGCAAGCCCACAGAGGGTTATGACTACGACACCTTCGCGGCGGACCTCAACACCCTGCTCACCACCCTGGACCTGAACAACGTCGTACTGGTGGGCTTCTCCATGGGGACTGGTGAGGTGGGCCGCTACCTTGGCACCTACGGCTCCGGCCGAGTGGCCCGCGCCGCGTTCCTGGGCTCGCTGGAACCGTTCCTGCTCAAGACCGACGATAACCCCGACGGCGTCCCGCAGGACGTGTTCGACGGGCTCAACGAAGCTGTTACTGCTGACCGCTACGCCTTCTTCACCGAGTTCTTCAAGAACTTCTACAACTCGGACACCTTCCTGGGCACCCCGCGCCTCAGCCAGGAAGCGGTGAACGCCAGCTGGAACCTTGCTTCAAGCGCCGGCGCCACGGCATCCGTTGCCGCCCAGCCCACCTGGCTCACGGACTTCCGCCAGGACATCCCCAAGATCGATGTTCCCGCGCTGATCGTGCACGGCACCGCGGACAACATCCTGCCCATCGATTCCACGGGGCGGCTGTTCGCCAAGGCCCTGCCGAGCGCCGAGTACGTCGAGATTGAGGGCGCGCCGCACGGCATGTTGTGGACCCATGCGGCAGAGGTCAACGAAGCGCTGCTCGGCTTCCTTTCCAAGTAG
- a CDS encoding DnaJ domain-containing protein yields MTDPPDYYAILGVGRDATRQDISHAYRALMRSHHPDMDGARADSDGGGGAQSKADKPAKNVDPGQGDQLLRIMQAFNVLGDPERRAEYDRKLAAPAPTIIPVRKVRSTRGPSGPVIRITPVRWESGPWA; encoded by the coding sequence ATGACTGACCCCCCTGATTACTACGCCATCCTGGGGGTGGGCCGTGATGCCACCCGGCAGGACATCTCCCACGCGTACCGCGCCCTGATGCGCAGCCACCATCCGGACATGGACGGCGCCCGCGCTGACAGCGATGGCGGCGGGGGCGCGCAATCGAAGGCGGACAAACCGGCGAAGAACGTGGACCCTGGACAGGGGGACCAACTCCTGCGGATCATGCAGGCGTTCAACGTGCTGGGGGACCCGGAACGGCGTGCCGAGTACGACAGGAAGCTGGCGGCACCGGCACCCACGATCATTCCCGTCCGGAAAGTCCGCAGTACCCGGGGACCGTCCGGGCCCGTCATCCGCATCACTCCGGTGCGGTGGGAAAGCGGACCCTGGGCCTGA
- a CDS encoding glycoside hydrolase family 1 protein, translating into MHISAKDLAALIPPGFTLGVATAAFQIEGALDEDGRGPAAWDRFAAKPGAIVEDHSPVVATDHYHRMPQDVALLKQLGVDSYRFSFSWPRIQPGGTGPANRAGLAFYDRLLDELLASGISPMATIYHWDTPLELEEAGGWMNRDTAYRLGEYAAILAEAFGDRVARWVTINEPATVSANGYAFGLHSPGKELALGAFPTVHHQLLGHGLAVQALRAAKVPGEIGMTNVYSPMVPNSINPLDKISAGIMDLGQNRLYADPVLTGKYPDLIRAAKFFSSFEHPEEDMEIISQPLDFYGLNYYMPTKVAAGPGGGTVPSSMAEAMGSDLSATGSGATPFHVETWPEADITAYGWPVKPEYMAVALKEMAERYPNLPPVIITEGGASFEDIIVRDKSTNTRFIPDERRLKYLSDHLETALRATAPGGVAESMDLRGYYVWSFLDNFEWSAGYNQPFGLLHVDFETLERTPKASYFWFQELIEERDLAAAAELAIAQAVVPDLLVEEGVEGTEAPDDGAALGASA; encoded by the coding sequence ATGCACATCTCCGCCAAGGACCTCGCAGCACTCATCCCCCCGGGGTTCACCCTTGGCGTTGCCACCGCAGCATTCCAGATCGAGGGGGCACTGGACGAGGACGGACGCGGTCCAGCAGCCTGGGACAGGTTCGCAGCCAAGCCTGGTGCAATCGTGGAGGACCACAGCCCGGTGGTGGCCACAGACCACTACCACCGGATGCCCCAGGACGTGGCCCTCCTGAAGCAGCTGGGCGTTGACTCCTACCGGTTCTCCTTCTCCTGGCCGCGCATCCAGCCCGGCGGCACCGGTCCCGCCAACCGCGCCGGCCTGGCGTTCTACGACCGGCTCCTGGATGAGCTCCTGGCCAGCGGCATCTCGCCGATGGCCACCATCTACCACTGGGATACACCCTTGGAACTGGAGGAAGCCGGCGGGTGGATGAACCGGGACACCGCCTACCGCCTGGGTGAATACGCCGCCATCCTGGCCGAGGCGTTCGGGGACAGGGTGGCCCGCTGGGTCACCATCAACGAACCGGCGACGGTTAGTGCCAATGGCTATGCATTTGGGCTGCATTCGCCGGGCAAGGAGCTGGCACTGGGCGCCTTCCCCACCGTCCACCACCAGCTGCTGGGCCATGGGCTGGCTGTCCAGGCACTGCGCGCGGCGAAGGTGCCGGGCGAAATTGGCATGACCAACGTCTACTCACCCATGGTGCCGAACTCGATCAACCCGCTGGACAAAATCAGCGCCGGGATCATGGACCTGGGCCAAAACCGGCTTTACGCGGACCCCGTCCTCACGGGTAAGTACCCGGACCTGATCCGTGCCGCAAAGTTCTTCAGCTCCTTTGAGCACCCCGAAGAGGACATGGAGATCATTTCCCAGCCCCTGGACTTCTACGGGCTCAACTACTACATGCCCACCAAGGTGGCGGCCGGGCCGGGCGGCGGGACCGTTCCGTCAAGCATGGCGGAGGCCATGGGCAGCGACCTCAGCGCGACGGGCAGCGGCGCAACGCCGTTCCACGTCGAGACCTGGCCGGAAGCCGACATCACCGCCTACGGCTGGCCGGTCAAACCGGAGTACATGGCGGTTGCCCTGAAGGAAATGGCAGAGCGGTACCCCAACCTGCCCCCGGTGATCATCACCGAAGGCGGCGCCAGCTTCGAGGACATCATTGTCCGGGACAAGTCCACCAACACCCGCTTCATTCCGGACGAACGCCGGCTGAAGTACCTCTCCGACCACCTGGAAACCGCGCTGCGCGCAACGGCGCCGGGCGGCGTGGCGGAGTCCATGGATCTCCGCGGCTATTACGTGTGGTCCTTCCTGGACAACTTCGAGTGGTCCGCCGGCTACAACCAGCCGTTCGGCCTCCTGCACGTGGACTTCGAAACGCTGGAGCGGACCCCCAAGGCGTCCTACTTCTGGTTCCAGGAACTCATCGAGGAACGCGACCTCGCCGCAGCGGCGGAGCTGGCCATCGCCCAGGCAGTGGTCCCGGATCTTCTGGTCGAGGAAGGTGTGGAGGGCACCGAAGCGCCCGACGACGGCGCGGCGCTGGGTGCCAGCGCCTAG
- a CDS encoding S8 family serine peptidase, with translation MAQDHPRSRKPCASGSYPFWYSHRWSGSAGEDSPARDRPPSHHEDPKIRTRSFLLPALAALLSAVALSTASLPAVAAPASPAGSGGAGNATGRYIVQYAPGTDVAAEVSGLHGQGLAVGRTFEHAIRGAVVTANPAQAAALAKSGKVLSVEPDAPVKASGTEQPAPWGLDRADQRALPLSGSYSWTAAGAGVTAYVVDTGILASHTDFGGRVAAGWTAVADGNGTTDCNGHGTHVAGTVAGSTYGVAKSATLVPVRVLDCSGSGYNSDVVAGLDWIAANHAAGTPAVANLSLGGAASSTVDNAIQAVLDDGVTTVVAAGNSATDACTTSPARVPGAVTVAASDSADKQASFSNFGSCVDLYAPGVGITSDYYTSTTATASMSGTSMAAPHTTGAAALLLSQNPALTPAGVAAALVSNATPGVISGATTGTPNRLLFTGTDAAAPAPAPAPAPTVTSVSPAGKAAAVAVDTNVTATFSTSVQGVSAGTFVLRNAAGSSITAAVSYNDTTRTATLDPAANLAADATYTATLVGGTSAIRDAAGTPLTTTSWTFTTGPAPTVTSYSPGSNALLVRRSSNVSATFSETVQGVGTATFTLKNASTGAVVAATVYRNGTTNQWILDPQAALAAKTRYTVTLTGGATGIQDLAGNPLASRSWQFTTGSF, from the coding sequence TTGGCACAGGATCATCCAAGGAGCCGGAAGCCATGCGCTTCCGGCTCCTATCCTTTTTGGTACAGCCACCGTTGGTCCGGTTCCGCGGGGGAGGATTCTCCAGCCAGGGACCGGCCACCCAGCCACCACGAGGACCCCAAAATTCGTACCCGATCCTTCCTGCTGCCTGCCCTCGCGGCGCTGCTTTCCGCCGTCGCCCTTTCCACCGCGTCCCTTCCAGCCGTCGCCGCCCCTGCCTCCCCGGCAGGTTCCGGCGGAGCCGGCAACGCAACCGGCCGCTACATCGTCCAGTACGCGCCCGGAACCGATGTCGCTGCGGAGGTGTCCGGACTCCACGGCCAGGGACTCGCCGTCGGCCGCACCTTTGAGCACGCCATCCGCGGCGCCGTCGTCACCGCCAACCCGGCCCAGGCGGCTGCCCTTGCCAAGTCCGGAAAGGTGCTGTCCGTGGAGCCCGATGCACCCGTCAAGGCCTCCGGGACCGAGCAGCCCGCCCCTTGGGGCCTGGACCGCGCCGACCAGCGCGCGCTCCCTCTCTCGGGTTCCTACTCATGGACCGCTGCCGGAGCCGGCGTGACCGCCTACGTGGTGGACACCGGCATCCTGGCCTCACACACCGACTTCGGCGGCAGGGTGGCCGCCGGCTGGACCGCCGTGGCGGACGGCAACGGAACCACCGACTGCAACGGACACGGCACCCACGTGGCCGGAACCGTGGCAGGCTCCACCTATGGCGTGGCCAAGAGCGCCACCCTGGTGCCGGTCAGGGTGCTTGACTGCAGCGGATCCGGATACAACTCCGACGTCGTGGCGGGCCTGGACTGGATCGCCGCCAACCACGCAGCAGGAACCCCCGCCGTGGCCAACCTCAGCCTGGGCGGAGCCGCCAGCAGCACGGTGGACAATGCCATCCAGGCCGTCCTTGACGACGGCGTCACCACCGTGGTTGCCGCCGGGAACTCTGCCACAGACGCCTGCACCACCTCTCCCGCCCGGGTTCCCGGGGCCGTCACGGTGGCAGCCAGCGACTCCGCCGACAAACAGGCATCGTTCTCCAACTTCGGATCCTGCGTGGACCTCTACGCTCCCGGCGTCGGCATCACCTCCGACTACTACACCTCCACCACTGCCACGGCATCCATGTCCGGAACCTCCATGGCAGCCCCGCACACGACCGGGGCTGCGGCCCTCCTGTTGTCCCAGAACCCGGCCCTGACGCCGGCGGGGGTAGCGGCCGCCCTGGTCTCCAACGCCACGCCCGGAGTGATCAGCGGGGCCACCACCGGAACCCCGAACCGCCTGCTGTTCACGGGTACCGACGCAGCTGCTCCGGCACCTGCCCCCGCCCCTGCACCAACCGTCACGTCCGTATCGCCCGCCGGGAAGGCAGCGGCGGTGGCAGTTGACACCAACGTGACGGCCACCTTCAGCACCTCGGTGCAGGGCGTTTCCGCTGGAACCTTCGTGCTGCGGAACGCGGCCGGCAGCAGCATCACCGCGGCCGTCAGCTACAACGACACCACCAGGACGGCCACCCTTGACCCGGCCGCAAACCTGGCCGCAGATGCCACCTACACCGCAACCCTGGTGGGCGGTACCTCGGCCATCCGGGATGCCGCGGGTACGCCGCTGACCACTACCAGCTGGACGTTCACCACGGGCCCCGCGCCCACGGTCACCAGCTACAGCCCTGGCAGCAATGCCCTCCTGGTCCGCAGGAGCAGCAACGTCAGTGCCACGTTCAGCGAGACGGTCCAGGGGGTTGGTACGGCCACCTTCACCCTGAAGAACGCTTCCACCGGGGCGGTGGTGGCGGCAACCGTCTACCGCAACGGCACCACCAACCAGTGGATCCTCGATCCCCAGGCAGCATTGGCCGCCAAGACCCGGTACACCGTGACGCTGACCGGTGGCGCCACCGGCATCCAGGACCTGGCAGGGAACCCGCTCGCCTCCCGCAGCTGGCAGTTCACCACCGGCTCGTTCTAG
- a CDS encoding NAD-dependent epimerase/dehydratase family protein codes for MRIAVTGGNGKLGRHVVRRLTDDGHQVLTLDRAGDRSPGLLVVDLRNYGQVVDALLGVDDRHDGFDAVVHLGAIPAPGILPDAATFENNMLSTYNVFQAARRAGIKKVVYASSETVLGLPFDIDPPYIPVDEEYPPRPESTYSLVKRLEEQMAVEMTRWDPELSITGLRFSNVMDEADYARFPSFDEDATLRKWNLWGYIDGRDGAQAVARALENAKPGFEAFIIANADTVMSRPSASLAAEVFPGVKVTKDLGEHETMLSIDKARRLLGFEPEHSWRNHVPATNSAG; via the coding sequence ATGAGAATTGCCGTTACAGGCGGAAACGGAAAGCTGGGGCGGCACGTGGTGCGCCGGCTCACCGACGACGGCCACCAGGTCCTTACCCTGGACCGCGCGGGTGACCGCAGCCCGGGCCTGCTGGTGGTAGACCTACGCAACTATGGCCAGGTGGTGGACGCGCTCTTGGGCGTTGATGACCGGCATGATGGGTTCGACGCCGTGGTGCACCTGGGTGCCATTCCCGCCCCCGGCATCCTTCCGGACGCAGCAACGTTCGAAAACAATATGCTCTCCACCTACAACGTGTTCCAGGCCGCGCGCCGCGCAGGCATCAAAAAGGTGGTGTATGCCTCCAGCGAGACCGTCCTGGGGCTGCCCTTCGACATTGACCCGCCCTACATTCCGGTGGACGAGGAATACCCGCCCCGGCCGGAAAGCACCTACTCCCTGGTGAAGCGGCTGGAGGAGCAGATGGCCGTGGAAATGACCCGATGGGATCCTGAGCTGAGCATCACGGGCCTGCGGTTCTCCAATGTGATGGATGAGGCCGACTATGCACGGTTCCCCTCCTTCGACGAGGACGCAACCCTGCGGAAGTGGAACCTCTGGGGCTACATCGACGGCAGGGACGGTGCACAGGCCGTGGCGCGGGCTCTGGAGAACGCCAAACCGGGATTCGAAGCCTTCATCATTGCCAATGCCGATACCGTCATGAGCCGGCCAAGCGCCAGCCTGGCGGCAGAGGTCTTCCCCGGCGTCAAAGTCACCAAGGACCTGGGCGAACACGAAACGATGCTGTCCATCGACAAGGCGCGGCGCCTGCTGGGTTTCGAACCCGAGCACAGCTGGCGGAACCACGTGCCGGCAACCAACAGCGCCGGCTAA
- a CDS encoding Hsp20/alpha crystallin family protein, which translates to MLMRTDPFRELDRLTQQVFGTTARPAAMPMDAWQEDGEFVVAFDLPGVKLDSLDLNVERNVLTVRAERQDPTQPNVELVASERPRGVFSRQLILGDTLDTEKIKASYDQGVLTLRISMAEQAKPRKIEIKTQQGEMHQIGT; encoded by the coding sequence ATGTTGATGCGTACCGACCCGTTCCGTGAGCTGGACCGGCTCACGCAGCAGGTCTTTGGAACCACCGCCCGCCCGGCTGCCATGCCCATGGACGCCTGGCAGGAGGACGGCGAATTCGTGGTGGCGTTCGATCTTCCCGGCGTGAAGCTGGACTCGCTGGACCTGAACGTTGAACGGAATGTCCTGACCGTCCGCGCGGAGCGCCAGGACCCCACACAGCCCAACGTCGAGCTGGTGGCCTCGGAGCGTCCCCGCGGTGTGTTCAGCCGCCAACTGATCCTGGGCGACACCCTGGACACGGAGAAGATCAAGGCCAGCTACGACCAGGGCGTCCTGACCCTGCGGATTTCGATGGCTGAGCAGGCCAAGCCACGCAAGATCGAGATCAAGACCCAGCAGGGCGAGATGCACCAGATTGGCACTTAG
- a CDS encoding MerR family transcriptional regulator, with the protein MAGPDAGRSARSPGSRALYAISVAAELTGTGQQNIRLYETKGLLTPSRTAGGTRQYSEDDIAVLLRIGELLEEGLNLAGVAKVLELEAANVKLHRALKRARSRPQ; encoded by the coding sequence ATGGCAGGACCTGATGCAGGACGCAGCGCCCGCTCCCCCGGCTCAAGGGCGCTGTACGCGATCTCGGTGGCGGCCGAGCTAACAGGAACGGGACAGCAGAACATCAGGCTTTATGAAACAAAGGGGCTGCTGACACCGTCGCGGACTGCCGGCGGAACCCGCCAGTACAGCGAAGATGATATTGCCGTGCTGCTGCGGATTGGCGAGCTCCTCGAAGAAGGGCTGAACCTGGCGGGCGTTGCCAAGGTCCTGGAGCTGGAGGCAGCGAACGTTAAACTCCACCGCGCCCTGAAGCGCGCCCGTTCCCGGCCGCAGTGA